A window from Primulina huaijiensis isolate GDHJ02 chromosome 11, ASM1229523v2, whole genome shotgun sequence encodes these proteins:
- the LOC140987808 gene encoding tonoplast dicarboxylate transporter-like yields the protein MLEFLEAAPYWAIAPAVSLVSGTITEFTSNNAATTLVIPLLIQIAKTMHSHPLLLMVPGAIGAQFAFLLPTGTPSNIVGFTTGHIEIKDMLTTGIPLKVAGVLALTVLMPTLGARVFGTDKLVPNFQ from the exons ATGCTGGAATTCTTGGAGGCGGCGCCATACTGGGCAATTGCCCCTGCTGTGTCACTGGTCAGCGGCACCATCACTGAATTTACGTCGAACAATGCCGCCACGACTCTTGTTATCCCACTTCTGATTCAAATAGCCAAAACGATGCATTCGCATCCGTTGCTACTTATGGTTCCTGGTGCTATTGGTGCGCAATTTGCTTTCTTGCTTCCCACAGGAACACCTTCCAATATCGTGGGGTTCACGACTGGACATATCGAAATCAAGGACATGTTAACCACTGGAATTCCGCTGAAAGTTGCCGGGGTTCTTGCGTTAACTGTTTTGATGCCTACACTTG GTGCTCGTGTTTTTGGAACAGATAAACTTGTACCGAATTTTCAATAA
- the LOC140987806 gene encoding tonoplast dicarboxylate transporter-like: protein MNEDSGTVYSDDPRTPLLPLHDPIRGKWSFNSVKSILTLNNFFILLGPLLCGIVCLCGKLNGGGGGGNSSWNMLAVLVWIFSWWLTEAVPMPITSMSPLFLFPLFGISSADDVARSYMDDVISLVLGSFILALAVEHYNIHRRLALNVTLLFCRDPLNPSLLLLGICATTAFVSMWMHNVAAAVMMMPVATGILQRLPPPGSRSTLEKIHVTKFCKAVVLGVIYSAAVGGMSTLTGTGVNLILVGMWKSYFPEARPISFSTWFFFGFPLALVIFMALWTILCLLYCKRGSGQALSAYLDRGHLKRELDLLGPMAFAEKMILGVFSMLIVLWMTRNITDDTPGWGSLFDGRVGDGTASVLMATLLFIIPNKKQQGEKLMDWKKCKEIPWNIILLLGAGFAIADGVRSSGLTDVLSGMLEFLEAAPYWAIAPAVSLVSGTITEFTSNNAATTLVIPLLIQIAKTMHSHPLLLMVPGAIGAQFAFLLPTGTPSNIVGFTTGHIEIKDMLTTGIPLKVAGVLALTVLMPTLGARVFGTDKLVPNFQ, encoded by the exons ATGAATGAGGACAGCGGCACCGTGTATTCAGATGATCCAAGAACTCCTCTTCTTCCACTTCATGATCCGATTCGCGGCAAATGGAGTTTCAACTCAGTCAAATCCATCCTCACGCTCAACAATTTCTTCATTCTACTAGGACCTCTGCTCTGCGGCATCGTTTGCCTCTGCGGCAAGTTAAATGGCGGCGGCGGAGGCGGGAACAGCAGCTGGAATATGCTGGCCGTGCTTGTTTGGATTTTCTCGTGGTGGCTGACTGAGGCGGTGCCAATGCCGATAACCTCCATGTCCCCGCTCTTCCTCTTCCCCCTGTTCGGAATATCCTCCGCGGACGATGTGGCGCGCTCTTACATGGACGATGTTATCTCTCTTGTTCTTGGGAGCTTCATACTTGCTCTGGCTGTTGAGCATTATAACATTCACCGAAGATTAGCTCTCAAT GTAACGCTACTATTTTGCCGTGATCCATTGAACCCATCTCTCCTCCTCCTCGGAATATGCGCGACAACGGCATTCGTCAGCATGTGGATGCACAACGTGGCAGCCGCAGTCATGATGATGCCTGTGGCAACCGGAATTTTACAAAGGTTGCCACCACCTGGTTCCAGGTCAACCCTTGAAAAAATTCACGTAACCAAATTCTGCAAGGCGGTGGTTTTGGGAGTGATATACTCGGCTGCTGTTGGTGGGATGAGCACCCTCACTGGAACTGGCGTGAACCTGATATTGGTCGGAATGTGGAAAAGTTATTTCCCTGAAGCCAGGCCTATCAGCTTCAGCACCTGGTTTTTCTTTGGTTTCCCCCTGGCTTTAGTGATTTTTATGGCATTGTGGACCATACTCTGCTTGTTGTACTGCAAAAGAGGGTCGGGTCAAGCTCTGTCTGCTTATTTGGACAGAGGCCATTTGAAGAGAGAGCTTGATTTGCTAG GTCCAATGGCTTTTGCTGAAAAGATGATTCTAGGTGTTTTTTCG ATGTTAATAGTATTGTGGATGACACGGAACATAACCGATGATACCCCTGGCTGGGGGTCTCTTTTCGATGGCCGTGTTGGTGATGGAACTGCTAGT GTCTTGATGGCAACCTTATTATTCATAATCCCAAACAAGAAGCAACAAGGGGAGAAGTTAATGGACTGGAAAAAATGCAAGGAAATCCCCTGGAACATCATATTACTACTAGGAGCCGGCTTTGCCATTGCTGATGGGGTGCGTTCCAGCGGTCTGACGGATGTTTTATCAGGCATGCTGGAATTCTTGGAGGCGGCGCCATACTGGGCAATTGCCCCTGCTGTGTCACTGGTCAGCGGCACCATCACTGAATTTACGTCGAACAATGCCGCCACGACTCTTGTTATCCCACTTCTGATTCAAATAGCCAAAACGATGCATTCGCATCCGTTGCTACTTATGGTTCCTGGTGCTATTGGTGCGCAATTTGCTTTCTTGCTTCCCACAGGAACACCTTCCAATATCGTGGGGTTCACGACTGGACATATCGAAATCAAGGACATGTTAACCACTGGAATTCCGCTGAAAGTTGCCGGGGTTCTTGCGTTAACTGTTTTGATGCCTACACTTG GTGCTCGTGTTTTTGGAACAGATAAACTTGTACCGAATTTTCAATAA
- the LOC140988509 gene encoding uncharacterized protein: MATKVDIFLITIEFLLAAFIVVDIFGGLKSIETLDDVADGSGLTTNLTGDDPKVVNIANFAVDEYNKYTNSELKFVEVVKVLFAQSSYVVLIQVTDGFESKQYAAIVQERGAQRGLVAFDEYPGHGL, from the coding sequence atgGCGACTAAAGTCGACATATTTCTCATCACCATTGAATTCTTGCTGGCGGCCTTCATTGTTGTCGATATCTTCGGTGGCCTGAAAAGCATCGAGACGTTAGACGATGTCGCTGATGGCAGTGGATTAACCACAAATTTAACAGGCGACGATCCTAAGGTCGTAAATATCGCGAATTTTGCGGTGGACGAATACAACAAATACACGAACAGCGAGCTGAAATTTGTCGAAGTTGTTAAAGTTTTATTTGCACAATCAAGTTACGTGGTTTTGATTCAGGTGACGGATGGCTTTGAGTCCAAGCAGTATGCCGCCATTGTCCAGGAGCGAGGGGCTCAGAGAGGACTTGTCGCGTTTGACGAATATCCTGGCCATGGTTTGTAG